One Malania oleifera isolate guangnan ecotype guangnan chromosome 10, ASM2987363v1, whole genome shotgun sequence genomic region harbors:
- the LOC131166774 gene encoding chlorophyll a-b binding protein 7, chloroplastic-like, which yields MNVPLISSQKSGSVLGATKASFFGRRKLRARKYTAPTRTRSLSVCAAATDLDRPLWFPGSTPPPWLDSSLPGDFGFDPLGLGSDAENLRWNQQAELVHCRWAMLGVAACRVPEMLAVVFFLIRRLSSSIHVCTFQFSSDLSCKSCEVLLEGLCFLMRFRSSLVQPGRIEHVQLNKKDGVAKVTGTALCVAGATVITLYLRTCAGIQFANQNDGTRSRD from the exons ATGAATGTACCTTTAATCAGTTCCCAAAAGAGTGGATCTGTTCTTGGGGCAACCAAGGCATCCTTCTTTGGACGGAGAAAACTGAGAGCGAGGAAGTATACAGCACCAACCAGAACACGGTCTCTTTCTGTATGTGCTGCAGCAACAGACCTAGACAGGCCTCTCTGGTTCCCAGGCAGCACCCCTCCTCCTTGGCTCGATAGCAG CCTCCCCGGAGACTTTGGTTTTGATCCTCTAGGTCTCG GATCTGATGCAGAGAATCTGAGATGGAACCAACAAGCAGAGCTTGTACACTGTAGATGGGCTATGTTAGGCGTTGCAG CATGCAGAGTTCCTGAGATGCTTGCAGTTGTGTTTTTCCTGATAAGAAGGCTCTCCAGTTCAATTCATGTCTGTACATTTCAGTTTAGTTCAG ACTTGAGTTGTAAGTCTTGTGAAGTTTTGCTTGAAGGGCTGTGTTTTCTAATGAGGTTCAGAAGTTCTCTGGTTCAGCCCGGAAG AATAGAGCATGTGCAGTTAAACAAGAAGGACGGGGTGGCGAAGGTGACGGGGACGGCGCTATGCGTGGCGGGGGCGACGGTGATTACTCT GTATCTGAGAACATGTGCTGGTATACAATtcgcaaatcaaaatgatggcacaagaagtagagATTGA